A part of Larkinella insperata genomic DNA contains:
- a CDS encoding GDSL-type esterase/lipase family protein — MEKQGGASKLHGETSRISPITTLWSKVWTTEMNKLSQSVSTRFFLTFFLIWIAAGTKLAAQEPRFESEIKAYEAKAVDDPPVPGSTFFVGSSTWRLWGPTLEEDFGKFSPVNRGFGGATIPDVLRVMDRIILPHRPARIVFSCGGNDLAGGDTPETVARNFRTFLARVWKANPLTEVYFVSNRHSPAREKFRKQSDQLNRLVKELAGKAEGLYYIDVVPLTDGKDRDQLFMADRLHLSREGQQRWIPVITAALEEQDRVRTKPDLADLYRKRVAAGVLNESEAALPSPQRLNIVFIGNSITAGAGLQDRQTEAPPVLATAYLKQQAGIDQVAFSNQGVSGYTTVDFLPETAKAFGKVVQAADAFKNDPTGRLIFSIVLGTNDSAIQGPNGSPVSPESYRGNLKTIADRLLTDYPGCRLIIHHPIWYSPTTYNRSKYLQEGLDRLQSYFPQIDALVAAYGTTHPGQVYVGDTQGFNYFKTHYLTDFQHENGQQGTFFLHPNKKGSATLGLFWAEAIRKAVQPGN, encoded by the coding sequence ATGGAAAAACAAGGTGGAGCCAGCAAACTGCACGGGGAGACGAGTAGGATTAGTCCCATCACGACTCTCTGGTCAAAAGTATGGACCACGGAAATGAACAAGCTGTCGCAGAGCGTCTCTACCCGATTTTTCCTCACGTTTTTTTTGATCTGGATAGCTGCCGGAACGAAGCTGGCGGCTCAGGAGCCCCGTTTTGAGTCGGAAATAAAAGCCTACGAAGCCAAAGCCGTTGACGACCCGCCGGTTCCGGGCTCTACGTTTTTTGTGGGGAGCTCCACCTGGCGGCTTTGGGGACCAACGCTGGAAGAAGATTTTGGCAAATTCAGCCCGGTGAACCGCGGGTTTGGCGGAGCAACCATTCCGGATGTGCTACGCGTTATGGACCGGATCATTCTGCCGCACCGGCCTGCCCGGATTGTGTTTTCCTGCGGAGGCAACGATCTGGCGGGCGGTGACACGCCCGAAACCGTTGCCAGAAACTTCAGAACGTTTCTGGCCCGCGTCTGGAAGGCCAATCCATTGACGGAAGTTTACTTCGTGTCCAACCGGCATTCTCCCGCCCGCGAAAAATTCCGCAAGCAGAGCGACCAGCTCAATCGGCTTGTAAAGGAGCTGGCCGGGAAGGCGGAGGGCCTGTATTACATCGATGTGGTTCCGCTGACGGACGGGAAAGACCGCGATCAGTTGTTCATGGCCGACCGATTGCATCTGAGTCGGGAAGGGCAGCAGCGCTGGATTCCGGTCATTACGGCCGCGCTGGAGGAGCAGGACCGGGTGCGTACCAAACCCGATCTGGCTGATTTGTACCGGAAGCGCGTTGCTGCGGGTGTGCTGAATGAGTCGGAAGCCGCTTTGCCAAGCCCGCAAAGGCTAAACATCGTTTTCATTGGCAACAGCATCACGGCGGGCGCGGGTTTGCAGGATCGCCAGACGGAAGCCCCGCCGGTGTTGGCAACGGCGTATTTGAAGCAGCAGGCTGGCATTGATCAGGTCGCTTTTTCGAATCAGGGAGTGAGCGGCTACACGACCGTCGATTTTTTGCCCGAAACGGCGAAGGCGTTTGGCAAGGTGGTGCAGGCTGCCGATGCCTTCAAGAACGATCCGACGGGCCGGTTGATTTTCTCCATCGTACTCGGAACCAACGACAGCGCCATCCAGGGGCCGAACGGTTCGCCGGTTTCCCCCGAGTCGTACCGGGGCAATCTGAAAACCATTGCCGACCGGTTGCTGACGGATTATCCCGGATGCCGGCTGATCATTCACCACCCAATCTGGTACAGCCCTACTACCTACAACCGGTCGAAGTATTTACAGGAGGGGTTAGATCGTTTGCAGAGTTACTTCCCGCAAATTGACGCGCTGGTAGCGGCTTACGGCACCACGCATCCCGGTCAGGTTTACGTGGGCGATACGCAGGGCTTTAATTACTTCAAAACGCATTATCTGACGGATTTTCAACACGAAAACGGGCAGCAGGGCACGTTTTTCCTGCATCCCAACAAGAAAGGCTCGGCAACCCTGGGACTTTTCTGGGCCGAAGCCATCCGAAAAGCCGTGCAGCCCGGAAATTAG
- a CDS encoding AAA family ATPase yields MYHAKIRQVFEEMSKVVVGQQALLNRLLIGLFTGGHILLEGVPGLAKTLTINTLAKALQLDFQRIQFTPDLLPADLVGTMIFNQKSGDFEVKQGPIFANLILADEVNRSPAKVQSALLEAMQEKQVTIGEETFVLDKPFLVLATQNPVEQEGTYPLPEAQIDRFMMKVFVGYLSRDEELEVMRRMANLNFDYEVQPVLDKEDIFGIKNEINKITISETLERYIIELVFATRRPLDYNLRDEARYIQYGVSPRASIHLNRAAKALAYFDQRDYVLPEDIKEVAPDVFNHRIILNYEAEADGVTTLQIIDSILRKVAIGR; encoded by the coding sequence ATGTATCATGCCAAAATCCGGCAGGTGTTTGAGGAGATGAGCAAGGTGGTGGTGGGCCAACAGGCGCTGCTTAACCGGCTGCTGATTGGTTTGTTTACCGGCGGACATATTCTCCTCGAAGGCGTTCCGGGTCTGGCCAAAACCCTGACCATCAATACACTCGCCAAGGCCCTGCAACTTGATTTCCAGCGCATTCAGTTTACGCCGGATTTGCTGCCCGCCGATCTGGTCGGCACGATGATCTTCAACCAGAAATCGGGTGATTTTGAAGTGAAGCAGGGACCTATTTTTGCCAACCTGATTCTGGCCGATGAGGTCAACCGTTCTCCCGCCAAGGTGCAGTCGGCGCTGCTGGAAGCCATGCAGGAAAAGCAGGTGACGATTGGCGAGGAAACGTTTGTGCTCGACAAGCCGTTTCTGGTGCTGGCCACGCAGAATCCCGTGGAACAGGAAGGCACCTATCCGCTGCCGGAGGCCCAGATCGACCGGTTCATGATGAAGGTGTTTGTGGGGTATCTGTCGCGGGATGAGGAACTGGAGGTTATGCGCCGGATGGCCAACCTGAATTTCGATTACGAAGTGCAGCCGGTGCTGGACAAGGAAGATATTTTCGGCATTAAGAACGAAATCAATAAAATCACGATTTCAGAAACCCTCGAACGCTACATCATTGAACTGGTGTTTGCGACTCGGCGGCCGCTCGATTACAACCTGCGCGACGAAGCGCGGTACATTCAATACGGGGTTTCTCCGCGCGCCAGTATTCACCTCAACCGGGCCGCCAAAGCCCTCGCCTACTTCGACCAGCGTGACTATGTGCTGCCGGAAGACATCAAGGAAGTAGCACCCGACGTGTTCAACCACCGGATTATTCTCAATTACGAAGCCGAAGCCGACGGTGTAACGACCTTACAGATCATCGATTCGATTCTGCGGAAGGTAGCCATCGGGCGGTAA
- the prmC gene encoding peptide chain release factor N(5)-glutamine methyltransferase produces MLTAKSLFDSLVGQLQGYRPEEARAIAFLLLEHYLLLRRTDVVVGKPIPPTPPQPDWDELIRRLNNQEPVQHLIGTTEFCGLEFQVSPAVLIPRPETEELIRLIVRDYAETTGQLNIIDLGTGSGCIAVTLARFLPQASVLAWDLSPEALEVAQLNAQTLLAEVEFEQRDILNVGEENRRFECVVSNPPYVTLSEAEQMDANVLRYEPHLALFVEDQDPLLFYKAVADFGQQHLNPGGGCYVEINERFGPQTQQVFEERGYHNVQIFKDIHGKERFVKAIK; encoded by the coding sequence ATGCTTACAGCCAAGTCGCTATTTGATTCGCTGGTGGGTCAATTGCAGGGATACCGCCCGGAAGAGGCCCGCGCCATTGCATTTTTATTACTGGAACACTATCTGCTGCTGCGCCGAACCGACGTGGTCGTCGGAAAACCCATTCCGCCCACCCCACCACAACCCGACTGGGATGAATTGATTCGGCGGCTGAACAACCAGGAACCGGTTCAGCACCTCATAGGCACAACGGAATTTTGCGGACTGGAGTTTCAGGTGTCGCCGGCCGTGCTGATTCCCCGGCCCGAAACGGAAGAACTGATCCGGCTCATCGTCCGGGATTACGCCGAAACCACCGGACAACTGAACATCATTGACCTGGGCACCGGCAGCGGCTGTATTGCCGTTACGCTGGCCCGGTTTCTTCCGCAGGCATCGGTCCTGGCCTGGGATTTATCGCCGGAAGCACTCGAAGTAGCCCAACTGAACGCCCAGACCCTGCTGGCGGAAGTAGAATTTGAACAGCGCGACATTCTGAACGTCGGAGAAGAAAACCGGCGGTTTGAGTGCGTGGTCAGCAACCCGCCGTACGTTACGCTGTCGGAAGCCGAACAGATGGACGCGAATGTTTTACGGTACGAACCCCATTTGGCGTTATTTGTAGAAGATCAGGATCCGCTGCTGTTCTACAAAGCCGTTGCCGATTTCGGGCAGCAGCATCTGAATCCGGGCGGGGGATGTTATGTCGAAATCAACGAACGGTTTGGGCCACAAACCCAGCAGGTGTTTGAGGAACGCGGCTACCACAACGTCCAGATTTTCAAAGACATTCACGGCAAAGAGCGATTTGTGAAAGCGATCAAATAA
- the ribD gene encoding bifunctional diaminohydroxyphosphoribosylaminopyrimidine deaminase/5-amino-6-(5-phosphoribosylamino)uracil reductase RibD produces the protein MSRALELAKLGRGHVSPNPMVGCVIVHNGRLIGEGWHRQYGGPHAEVNAVRSVADESLLPESTVYVTLEPCSHFGKTPPCADLLIEKKVKKVVVCNDDPNPLVAGQGLAKLRAAGIEVETGLLAEQGRDLNRRFFTFIEQKRPYLILKWAETADGFMAPSDFRPLPISGSLSRQLVHKWRTEEDAFLVGTNTARYDNPQLNVRLWSGRNPVRIVIDKTLKLPSSLHLFDGLQPTLVYSVVHPDAETVGAIHYIALDAEADFLTQLIADLYQRKIQSVVVEGGVGVLESFFSSGVWDEVNVFKSSKVLGDGLAAPKVRGRLVSTERIGEDWLMTYRN, from the coding sequence ATGTCTCGCGCCCTCGAACTGGCAAAGCTGGGCCGGGGTCATGTCAGTCCCAACCCGATGGTGGGCTGCGTAATTGTACACAATGGGCGCCTAATTGGCGAAGGCTGGCACCGGCAATACGGCGGGCCGCACGCCGAGGTCAACGCCGTACGGTCGGTAGCGGATGAATCGCTGCTGCCCGAATCGACGGTGTACGTGACGCTGGAGCCGTGTTCGCACTTTGGGAAAACACCCCCCTGCGCCGATTTGTTGATTGAAAAAAAGGTAAAAAAGGTGGTCGTCTGCAACGATGACCCGAATCCGCTGGTGGCCGGCCAAGGTCTGGCAAAATTGCGGGCCGCCGGAATTGAGGTAGAAACCGGGCTACTGGCGGAGCAGGGCCGTGACTTAAACCGCCGGTTTTTCACATTCATTGAGCAGAAACGCCCCTATCTGATTTTAAAATGGGCGGAAACCGCCGACGGGTTTATGGCCCCCTCCGATTTCCGGCCTCTTCCCATCAGCGGTTCGCTGTCGCGGCAACTCGTGCACAAATGGCGGACGGAAGAAGATGCTTTTCTCGTTGGTACCAACACTGCTCGTTACGACAACCCGCAGTTGAACGTACGGCTTTGGAGTGGGCGAAATCCCGTGCGAATTGTGATAGACAAAACGTTAAAACTGCCGTCTTCCCTGCATCTTTTCGATGGTTTGCAACCGACGCTGGTGTATTCGGTGGTGCACCCCGACGCTGAAACCGTCGGCGCCATCCACTACATTGCGCTGGACGCCGAAGCCGATTTTCTAACCCAACTGATTGCCGATTTATACCAGCGGAAAATTCAGTCGGTGGTGGTAGAAGGCGGGGTTGGCGTACTGGAAAGTTTTTTCAGCTCCGGTGTTTGGGATGAGGTCAACGTTTTCAAAAGTTCAAAAGTGCTGGGCGACGGGTTGGCGGCTCCGAAAGTTCGGGGGCGGTTGGTCAGCACGGAGCGGATTGGCGAAGATTGGTTAATGACCTATCGAAACTAG